GGACCTGAGCCATTGGGCAATGATTTCCACGAAGCGCATCTGATATCAGCGTTCAGAAACAAGATGACTCCGGTCAAATCCGCGCTTTTGGATCAGCGACTCGTCGCGGGGTTGGGCAACATTTATGTCTGCGAAGCCCTGTTTCGCGCAAAAATCCGCCCCACTCAAAAAGCTGGCAAACTCTCTAAACCTAAGGTTGCGCGTCTCGTTCCGATCATCCGGGAGGTCCTTTCTGATGCCATTCAGGCAGGGGGGTCATCCCTGCGTAATTTCCGGCAAGCCGATGGAGAGCTTGGATATTTTCAGCACAGCTTTGATGTCTATGGCCGCGAAGGAGAGCCATGCAAAACATCGGATTGTACAAGCAAAATTACCCGAATCGTACAGTCGGGACGTTCGTCTTTCTATTGTGCGCAATGCCAAAGATAGCTTGAACCCCGCCAAACAGGTGTTATTGACTCGAAATTCCAGACAACAACCGAGAGCTTCTTTAATGGCCTATGAAACGATCATCGTTGATGTAGAGAACCATGTCGCCCAGATCACGCTGAACCGACCAGACGCCCTGAACGCCCTGAATGACGAATTGATGAAAGAACTGGCCGATGCGCTTACTGCGGCACAGGCCAACGAAAAGGTGCGCTGCATCATCATCACCGGTTCGGAAAAAGCCTTCGCTGCGGGCGCCGACATCGCCATGATGAAGGACAAGAGTTTTGTCGAGGCATTCTCCGGAGATCTGTTCACGCCTGAAACAGAGCAGATCATGCGTGTGCGCAAGCCGATTATTGCGGCTGTGTCCGGATACGCTTTGGGGGGAGGCTGCGAACTGGCGATGATGTGTGATTTCATCATCTGTTCGGAGACCGCAAAGTTTGGCCAGCCGGAAATAAACCTTGGCGTCGTGGCGGGCATTGGCGGCACACAGCGCCTGACTCGCATTGTCGGCAAATCCAAAGCGATGGATATGAACCTGACCGGGCGTTTCATGGACGCCGAAGAGGCAGAACGTTCCGGTCTCGTCTCCCGCGTGGTGCCGTGTAAAAAGCTGCTCGAAGAAGCGCAGAACGCTGCACAGAAAATCGCCGAGAAATCCACGGTTTCCGTTATGGTCGTCAAAGAGGCCGTGAACCGTGCCTACGAGGTTCCGCTGCGTGAAGGACTTCTGTTTGAGCGCCGTATGTTTCACGCGCTCTTTGCAACAGAAGATCAATCCGAAGGTATGTCTGCGTTCCTTGAAAAGCGTGAAGCTCAGTTTCGCGACAAATAGGACACATAACGTGTGTCGCAAACCCGGGTTGGCATCGCCCGCGGTCTAAAGATTTGAAGTCTTCTCTCCGGGTTTGAGGCGCTTGACCAATGATCCGCAGGTTTCGATGATACCTTTCAGCCGTTCTTCGAGGCGGGTCATTTCAAGCGTGGATGATTTCAGCGTTTCGCTTTGATCCCCTAGATCGGCCAGCTTGTTATAGATGGACTCACTAGTTTGTGTCTGGGCTTCGGCGTTCGAAACCACCTGCCGGAGGGTATCCAGCAAGTCCGTGGCCGCGGCGGTGTCGTCGATCTTTTCCAGGCTGTTGTCCAGATCCACGATCGAACTGCGTACTGCATCAAACCATTCGTTTGACAGGCGCGGTTCTTTTTTGGCGCTCAGCATTGCGTTGCGCTCCAATTGCCTGACACCGGACACCACGTTATCCACCGTCTGGCGCAAGTTGCCCTGCACAGCAATGATGTCATCATTCGCCACCACCACTTTGCTAAGAACTGTATCCAATTCAGAAACAATGCCGGTGATCCGGTCCAGAAAGAGGTTGAGGTCACGTGCAAGAACACCAAATTCATCCGATGTCCGAATTTCTGCGCGATGATCCAGCCGCCCATATGCCCGCGCCAGATTGCTGACAACTGATCTCAGTTCCAGCAACGGCTCCATCCGTGCGCGCAGGATGAGAAACAACAAAAGCGAATGAAGCAGGATTTTCCCGGTAGCAAGAATGCCGGTGAGTTGCACCTCTTTGAACCAGATAGCAAAGTCGCGGTACAGGTAATTGCGCACGGTCACGGTCCCCAGTACATCCCCCACCGTCGCCTGATAATGGCATGCGAGACAAAATTCCTCCGCGACGATGTCGATCTGATGGGCACGGAACCGACCCTCCGGCCAGTTGTCAGCAGGAATACCCTGCGGCGTAAAATCAAAGCCCTCTTCAATGGAGCGCACCGTTACGGGTGCAGGTTCGATGGCAATCGCGTATCCCAGTGCGGACCAGTTTTCCTCCAGGATGGGATACATCGTGCGGGCTGCGACCGGGCCACCTTCATTGCGCATGATGGATCTGACGTTATCCGCCAGGTCTTCAGCGACGGCTTCCGCTTCTTCAGCGCCGTCAAAATGATAGTTGTAATAGACCAGCCCCGCTTTCAAGGAGAACTCGACCACTGTGACAATCACCAGAACGACAAAAAAGTCACGGATCATGTGTACGAGGAAAGACTTGTCAAATCTGCCAATCGACGGGCTGTTCTGATCAATCATGCGGGCACCTGTTTTAAGACAAGTGACGACCTAGCGTTGTATCCTTCCATTTAAAGTAGCGCGTGATGCCACCACGCCTCCCAGAGCAATCCGCCCTAAACGCCCGGGTGGTCGGGCGGTCCCTTCAAAGTCCATCGCAATTTACTTTATCTCACAGCAAAAACACGTGACCCGACTTGATCGAAAAACTGCACGTGATGGTTTTTCGGTTAAGTGATCACGGTTGCTTTCTGAAGCGATCCACATCGTTCGGCAAGGAATGTGATACCGCCGTTCAGTCCATACATTGAACGCGTCGTTCTATTGCCAAAAGAAGTCGAAACACATCTTTCATGAACAAATGAATTGCGGTTTGCAATATCGTCAAAAATCTCTATACGCCTCCGCATACATGCGCGTGCAGCCCGCTTCGGCTAGAATCATCTTTGGTTGACCATCAACCGGATCGGCTTGGCATCGTGCTAAAGAGTTACAAACTGATCTGAGAAAAGGTTCCGCACACATGGCAAATTCGCCACAAGCAAAAAAACGCGCCCGTCAGAACGAAGCCCGTTTCCAAGTCAACAAAGCACGTCGTTCGCGCATCCGCACTTTCCTGCGCAAAGTAGAAGAAGCCATCGCATCCGGAGACAAGGACGCAGCTGCGGCAGCATTGAAAGCCGCACAGCCCGAGTTGATGCGCGGCGTCAGCAAAGGCGTTTTTCATAAAAATACGGCGTCGCGCAAAGTATCGCGCCTGTCTTCTCGCGTGAAAGCGTTGGGCTAAGCCAGCCACGCCCAAAGGTTAACAAGAGTGACCTAAAAGGTTAACAAAAGCGCTCCGACTGGAGCGCTTTTTTGCATTTTTGAGACACTTCCCGCCGAGCTCAGAGATTCTTTTCTGAAAAATCAGAGTCAAGAATGAAGTTCAGTTGCCGTGCCGCCAACGAACTTGCTACCAGTATAGGGCGATTCATTTCGCCTTGGGGGGACAGGCTCTGAATGTCA
This genomic interval from Paracoccaceae bacterium contains the following:
- the mutM gene encoding bifunctional DNA-formamidopyrimidine glycosylase/DNA-(apurinic or apyrimidinic site) lyase — translated: MPELPEVETVRRGLSPAMEGAVIAQADVNRPDLRWPFPDDMAARLTGKRVERLRRRSKYILADLSSGETLLVHLGMSGRMMVSGDPLGQFVHKHPAPEKHDHVVFHMENGARITFNDPRRFGAMDLMETATAEAHKLLAVLGPEPLGNDFHEAHLISAFRNKMTPVKSALLDQRLVAGLGNIYVCEALFRAKIRPTQKAGKLSKPKVARLVPIIREVLSDAIQAGGSSLRNFRQADGELGYFQHSFDVYGREGEPCKTSDCTSKITRIVQSGRSSFYCAQCQR
- a CDS encoding enoyl-CoA hydratase, which gives rise to MAYETIIVDVENHVAQITLNRPDALNALNDELMKELADALTAAQANEKVRCIIITGSEKAFAAGADIAMMKDKSFVEAFSGDLFTPETEQIMRVRKPIIAAVSGYALGGGCELAMMCDFIICSETAKFGQPEINLGVVAGIGGTQRLTRIVGKSKAMDMNLTGRFMDAEEAERSGLVSRVVPCKKLLEEAQNAAQKIAEKSTVSVMVVKEAVNRAYEVPLREGLLFERRMFHALFATEDQSEGMSAFLEKREAQFRDK
- a CDS encoding methyl-accepting chemotaxis protein, giving the protein MIDQNSPSIGRFDKSFLVHMIRDFFVVLVIVTVVEFSLKAGLVYYNYHFDGAEEAEAVAEDLADNVRSIMRNEGGPVAARTMYPILEENWSALGYAIAIEPAPVTVRSIEEGFDFTPQGIPADNWPEGRFRAHQIDIVAEEFCLACHYQATVGDVLGTVTVRNYLYRDFAIWFKEVQLTGILATGKILLHSLLLFLILRARMEPLLELRSVVSNLARAYGRLDHRAEIRTSDEFGVLARDLNLFLDRITGIVSELDTVLSKVVVANDDIIAVQGNLRQTVDNVVSGVRQLERNAMLSAKKEPRLSNEWFDAVRSSIVDLDNSLEKIDDTAAATDLLDTLRQVVSNAEAQTQTSESIYNKLADLGDQSETLKSSTLEMTRLEERLKGIIETCGSLVKRLKPGEKTSNL
- the rpsT gene encoding 30S ribosomal protein S20, with protein sequence MANSPQAKKRARQNEARFQVNKARRSRIRTFLRKVEEAIASGDKDAAAAALKAAQPELMRGVSKGVFHKNTASRKVSRLSSRVKALG